Proteins found in one Mucilaginibacter gracilis genomic segment:
- a CDS encoding c-type cytochrome, with protein MLAMNKFKILGATVITIAASVVITSCGHDKRSTGWEYAPNMYEHIAYDPDQKNPNFKDGKTAQLPPAGTTPVGFVRFDYPNTKVGYEAASLEVKSPLTAADTAGAQVLFVHYCSPCHGTKGQGDGLVVQHGYPAPPSYSKGQSSRGGAMKDLTDGKIYHTITYGLNAMGSYASQLNPQERWKVVMYIHHLQTL; from the coding sequence ATGTTAGCTATGAATAAATTTAAAATATTAGGTGCAACAGTAATTACTATTGCTGCCTCTGTAGTTATCACTTCATGTGGTCACGACAAGCGGAGCACTGGCTGGGAGTATGCCCCTAATATGTACGAACATATTGCATACGATCCGGATCAAAAAAATCCGAATTTTAAGGATGGTAAAACAGCTCAATTGCCACCGGCGGGTACTACCCCGGTTGGCTTTGTACGCTTTGACTACCCGAACACCAAGGTTGGATACGAGGCTGCAAGCCTTGAAGTTAAAAGCCCTTTAACAGCGGCCGATACGGCTGGTGCTCAGGTGTTATTTGTGCATTATTGCTCGCCGTGCCACGGCACTAAAGGGCAAGGTGATGGTTTAGTGGTTCAACATGGTTACCCTGCGCCACCTTCGTATTCAAAAGGACAATCTTCTCGTGGTGGTGCCATGAAAGATTTAACAGACGGTAAAATATACCATACCATTACTTACGGTTTAAACGCCATGGGTTCATACGCTTCGCAGCTAAACCCCCAGGAGCGCTGGAAAGTAGTAATGTATATTCACCATTTACAAACTTTATAA
- a CDS encoding cytochrome c3 family protein has protein sequence MRNISLIIKQFSRSVVLIAAVAAWGFSADAQTAPAAAAATTATAPAPAAAAGTGDAAKGEALFKAKCTACHKIEARMTGPALGPIITSETDDKWLTKWIQNNQALITAKDSKALKIYNEYNQAGMTVFADLSDGDVANIIAYVRTEWKTMQAAPKTTVADGSKTAADSGPSDLVIFGLIAVIILAFIIILVLNKVIGSLERLLLGKQGLLPEEVEGGSEDKAAARKEAFKKLLKNKKLVFFFLLCATIAGGSWQWTTLWNTNVHTGYQPVQPIKYSHQLHAGTMKIDCQYCHGGAYKSKNATIPSLNVCMNCHKVVKTESPEIHKIYDALGYDPQTTKYDSTKARPIQWIRVHNLPDLAYFNHSQHVTVGKVKCQTCHGPIQEMAEVKQYSPLTMKWCIQCHKRTEVDYKGNAYYDNMLQIHDRIKRGEKVTAAALGGIECGKCHY, from the coding sequence ATGAGAAATATCTCATTGATTATTAAGCAATTTTCCAGGTCGGTAGTACTCATTGCAGCTGTTGCTGCATGGGGATTCTCTGCCGATGCACAAACAGCACCTGCCGCAGCGGCGGCTACAACGGCAACAGCACCCGCTCCGGCGGCAGCAGCGGGAACTGGCGATGCTGCTAAGGGTGAAGCTTTGTTTAAAGCCAAATGTACTGCCTGTCATAAAATTGAAGCAAGGATGACCGGCCCGGCCTTGGGTCCAATCATTACATCCGAAACTGACGACAAGTGGTTAACCAAGTGGATACAAAACAACCAGGCGCTAATAACCGCTAAAGATTCTAAGGCTCTTAAAATCTATAACGAGTATAACCAGGCAGGGATGACTGTGTTTGCCGATCTTTCTGACGGGGATGTGGCAAACATTATAGCTTACGTTCGCACGGAATGGAAAACCATGCAGGCTGCGCCAAAAACAACTGTGGCAGACGGATCTAAAACCGCTGCTGACTCAGGCCCGAGCGATTTGGTTATCTTTGGTTTAATAGCCGTTATTATTTTAGCCTTTATCATTATACTGGTACTTAATAAGGTTATTGGCAGCTTAGAGCGTTTGTTGTTAGGTAAACAAGGCTTATTACCCGAAGAGGTTGAAGGCGGAAGTGAAGATAAAGCTGCTGCACGCAAAGAAGCCTTTAAAAAGTTGCTTAAAAATAAAAAGCTGGTATTCTTCTTTTTACTTTGTGCAACTATAGCAGGCGGAAGCTGGCAGTGGACAACCCTTTGGAACACTAACGTGCATACAGGGTATCAGCCGGTACAACCAATTAAATACTCACACCAGTTACACGCCGGTACCATGAAAATTGATTGCCAGTATTGCCACGGTGGTGCTTACAAATCAAAAAATGCTACCATACCATCGTTAAACGTTTGTATGAACTGCCATAAGGTAGTTAAAACCGAATCGCCCGAAATTCATAAAATATATGATGCTTTGGGTTACGATCCTCAAACAACAAAATACGATTCTACCAAGGCCAGGCCAATACAGTGGATAAGGGTACATAACCTGCCCGATTTGGCTTACTTTAACCACTCACAACACGTAACTGTTGGTAAAGTTAAATGCCAAACATGCCACGGTCCTATCCAGGAAATGGCAGAAGTTAAGCAATACTCTCCGTTAACAATGAAATGGTGTATCCAGTGTCACAAACGTACCGAGGTTGATTATAAAGGCAATGCTTATTATGATAACATGTTACAAATACACGATAGGATTAAACGTGGAGAGAAAGTTACCGCTGCGGCATTAGGTGGTATTGAGTGCGGTAAATGTCATTATTAA
- the nrfD gene encoding NrfD/PsrC family molybdoenzyme membrane anchor subunit, protein MASHGESIIREPLITGKDITYAQITNDVLRPVENLPTKAWWIGFTVASLGALLWLVAVSYTFWFGIGAWGLNKTVGWAWDITGFVWWVGIGHAGTLISAVLLLFRQNWRNSINRSAEAMTIFAVICAATYIVAHMGRPWMAVYSLPLPNQYGSLWVNFNSPLIWDVFAISTYFSVSLVFWYTGLLPDIATIRDRATGLRRRIYSIFSFGWTGSVKTWQRFETVSLILAGISTPLVLSVHTIVSMDFATSLEPGWHTTIFPPYFVAGAIFSGFAMVQTLLLVARKVLGLENYITMFHIESMNKIIILTGSIVGVAYITEFFIAWYSGVEYEQYAFINRATGPYWWAYWSMMSCNVISPQLFWFRKLRLSIPFSWFLSIVVNIGMWFERFVIIVTSLHRDYIPSSWAMFYPTWVEVSIFIGSIGLFFTLFLLFIRVLPSVAMGEVKLLLKGSSEQAKKKVLEHGHVDAEQAAFYKESLEKFDSVELADYKA, encoded by the coding sequence ATGGCATCTCATGGCGAATCGATAATAAGGGAACCGTTAATTACGGGCAAGGATATAACCTATGCCCAGATTACTAATGACGTGTTGCGCCCTGTTGAAAATTTACCAACTAAAGCATGGTGGATAGGTTTCACCGTGGCTTCGTTAGGAGCTTTACTTTGGCTGGTTGCAGTTAGTTATACTTTTTGGTTTGGTATTGGGGCTTGGGGTTTAAATAAAACAGTAGGTTGGGCCTGGGATATTACAGGTTTTGTATGGTGGGTAGGTATTGGTCACGCCGGTACTTTAATATCTGCGGTATTGTTACTGTTCCGCCAAAACTGGCGTAATTCCATCAACCGTTCTGCCGAAGCGATGACAATTTTTGCGGTAATTTGCGCCGCCACCTATATTGTGGCTCACATGGGCCGCCCATGGATGGCAGTTTACTCGTTACCGTTACCAAATCAATACGGATCGTTATGGGTTAACTTTAACTCACCATTAATATGGGACGTTTTTGCCATCTCAACATACTTTTCGGTATCGTTAGTGTTTTGGTACACCGGTTTATTGCCAGATATTGCTACTATCCGCGATAGGGCAACAGGTTTACGCCGCCGCATCTATTCGATATTCTCATTCGGGTGGACAGGTTCGGTAAAAACCTGGCAACGTTTTGAAACCGTGTCGTTAATTTTGGCCGGTATCTCAACACCGCTGGTACTTTCGGTACACACCATTGTATCAATGGACTTTGCAACATCGCTTGAGCCCGGATGGCACACTACCATCTTCCCTCCATACTTCGTTGCCGGAGCTATCTTCTCGGGTTTTGCCATGGTGCAAACCTTATTATTAGTTGCGCGTAAAGTATTGGGGCTTGAAAATTACATCACCATGTTCCACATCGAATCGATGAATAAGATCATCATCTTAACAGGTTCTATAGTGGGTGTGGCTTACATCACCGAGTTCTTTATTGCATGGTACTCTGGCGTTGAGTACGAACAATACGCGTTTATTAACCGCGCAACCGGGCCATACTGGTGGGCATACTGGAGCATGATGAGTTGCAACGTAATATCGCCGCAATTATTCTGGTTCCGCAAGCTTCGCTTAAGCATACCTTTCTCTTGGTTCCTGTCAATAGTGGTAAATATCGGTATGTGGTTTGAGCGTTTCGTAATTATTGTAACCTCTCTTCACCGCGATTATATTCCATCAAGCTGGGCCATGTTTTATCCAACCTGGGTTGAGGTAAGTATCTTCATCGGTTCTATCGGTTTATTCTTTACCTTGTTCCTGTTGTTTATCCGCGTGTTACCGTCGGTTGCTATGGGCGAAGTTAAGCTGTTGCTGAAGGGATCTAGCGAGCAGGCTAAGAAGAAAGTGTTAGAACACGGACATGTTGACGCCGAACAAGCGGCATTCTACAAAGAGTCATTAGAGAAATTTGATAGTGTTGAACTGGCAGATTACAAAGCATAA
- a CDS encoding TAT-variant-translocated molybdopterin oxidoreductase, which produces MESNKKYWKGLEELNKSPEFVELNKNEFAEPIPIEEILSGTGLMNKTPRRSFLKAVGFGVGAVSLAACQKVPVHKSIPYLIKPEEVTPGIANYYTSTFDGHAILVKTREGRPIKVEGNPNDLLAKGGLNAQAQASVLDLYDVNRLKNPIKNGSETTWSDVDSFVKSELTAIKAGGKKIRLVTSTVNSPSTLAVIADFVAQYPNSKHINYDAVSYTGIIQANQNSFGKPVLPHYRFDKADVIVSFGADFLGSWISQAEFMNQYVSNRNSKSLASKKMSRHIQFETGMSLTGSNADVRIPVKPSEEGIAIINLYNAISGTTLPGSQKLTNNSAAEKSIMIAAKELQAAKGKALVVAGSNDVATQVLVNAINSLLGSYGNTIDLDNPSRQYAGNDAEMVELIADMKSGQVDAVFFLDANPAYDYFKAKDFTDALTKVRLKVSFSDHGGNGEGVSTIGDETSSLCNVVAPNHNYLEQWGDASVLEGYYTIVQPAIRPVYNTRQAEESLLIWSDNAVKEYYTYVKNNWEKTLLAKGSLSGQKGWETLLQTGFIKVADKPAGSYTFSKDLNAVAQTILTHSGQVAAKGESQLELQVYQSSVMRDGKKANNPWLQELPDPVSKATWENFAAIAPKFADKLGIEENQIIKITVDGYTVALPVLFQPGQAQGTISVAVGYGRTLAGPVGNGAGQNAFPFLSLRNGTFQVSAAATFEKTGDKSVLAQTQTHHSYEGRTVIQETTFEKYKKDAKSGNRSLHEHKTYTLWDEYERPQYNWVMAIDLNACTGCGACVVACSAENNVPVVGKDEVRRRREMHWIRIDRYYSFNEGGEKAVTKEKEINVLQANKDQMGNMDNVSVVYQPMLCQHCDHAPCETVCPVLATVHSSEGLNHMAYNRCIGTRYCANNCPYKVRRFNWFNYWNDSRFDNYLNNEHTQLVLNPDVVTRFRGVMEKCSMCIQRIQAGKLKAKIEKRPVKDGDIKVACQQTCPTNAIVFGNLNDENSEVAKALKSERTYYVLEELNVQPGIGYQVKVRNTNEQEA; this is translated from the coding sequence ATGGAAAGCAATAAGAAATACTGGAAAGGTTTAGAAGAGCTGAACAAGAGCCCGGAGTTTGTTGAATTAAACAAAAACGAGTTTGCGGAGCCTATACCAATTGAAGAGATATTGAGCGGCACCGGTTTGATGAATAAAACCCCCCGCCGTAGCTTTTTAAAAGCTGTTGGTTTTGGCGTTGGTGCTGTATCATTGGCTGCATGTCAAAAAGTTCCGGTTCACAAATCTATACCATACTTAATAAAACCAGAAGAAGTTACACCCGGTATAGCTAACTACTATACCTCAACTTTTGACGGACACGCAATTTTGGTTAAAACCCGCGAGGGCCGCCCTATTAAAGTAGAAGGCAACCCTAACGATTTATTAGCAAAAGGCGGGTTAAATGCACAGGCTCAGGCTTCGGTGTTGGATTTGTACGATGTAAATCGTTTAAAAAATCCGATTAAGAATGGTTCTGAAACTACCTGGAGCGATGTTGACAGCTTTGTAAAATCAGAATTGACGGCGATTAAAGCAGGTGGCAAAAAAATACGTTTGGTTACTTCAACCGTAAACAGCCCATCTACCTTAGCTGTTATTGCTGATTTTGTTGCGCAATATCCAAATTCAAAACATATCAATTACGATGCCGTGTCTTATACCGGTATCATCCAGGCTAACCAAAACAGCTTTGGCAAACCAGTATTGCCTCACTACCGTTTTGATAAAGCCGATGTTATTGTAAGCTTTGGCGCCGACTTTTTAGGTTCATGGATATCGCAGGCCGAGTTTATGAATCAGTACGTTTCTAACCGGAACTCAAAATCGCTGGCAAGCAAAAAAATGTCTCGCCACATTCAGTTCGAAACCGGTATGAGTTTAACAGGTTCAAATGCCGATGTTCGTATCCCGGTTAAACCGTCGGAAGAAGGTATTGCAATCATTAACCTATACAACGCAATCTCCGGCACAACTTTACCTGGCAGCCAAAAGCTAACTAACAATTCGGCAGCAGAGAAATCTATCATGATTGCTGCTAAGGAGTTACAGGCAGCTAAAGGCAAAGCATTAGTTGTTGCAGGCTCAAACGATGTAGCTACACAAGTTTTGGTTAACGCCATTAACTCTTTATTAGGTAGTTACGGTAATACTATTGATCTGGATAATCCATCCCGCCAATATGCAGGTAACGATGCCGAAATGGTTGAGTTAATAGCTGATATGAAGAGCGGACAGGTTGATGCAGTTTTCTTTTTGGATGCTAACCCAGCTTACGATTACTTTAAAGCTAAAGATTTTACCGATGCCCTTACCAAGGTTAGACTAAAAGTTTCCTTCTCAGATCATGGTGGTAACGGCGAAGGCGTATCAACTATTGGCGACGAAACATCGTCGTTATGTAATGTTGTTGCGCCAAACCACAACTATTTAGAGCAATGGGGCGATGCAAGCGTATTAGAAGGTTACTACACAATAGTACAGCCAGCTATACGCCCTGTATACAACACCCGCCAGGCCGAAGAAAGCTTGCTGATTTGGAGCGATAACGCGGTAAAAGAATATTATACCTACGTAAAAAATAACTGGGAAAAAACCTTGTTGGCAAAAGGGTCACTATCTGGCCAAAAAGGATGGGAAACATTATTGCAAACCGGTTTTATTAAGGTTGCAGATAAGCCGGCAGGTTCATACACTTTCTCGAAAGATTTGAATGCTGTTGCACAAACCATATTAACACATAGCGGACAGGTTGCAGCCAAAGGCGAATCGCAGCTTGAGTTGCAGGTTTACCAAAGCTCGGTAATGCGCGATGGCAAAAAGGCAAACAACCCCTGGTTGCAAGAACTTCCCGATCCGGTGTCTAAAGCAACGTGGGAAAACTTTGCAGCCATTGCACCAAAATTTGCTGATAAATTAGGTATCGAAGAAAACCAGATCATCAAGATCACGGTTGACGGGTACACTGTAGCTCTTCCGGTATTATTTCAACCGGGGCAGGCTCAGGGCACTATTTCGGTAGCTGTTGGTTATGGCCGCACATTGGCCGGGCCGGTAGGTAACGGAGCAGGACAAAACGCTTTCCCTTTCTTAAGCTTGCGTAACGGTACTTTCCAGGTATCAGCAGCTGCAACTTTCGAGAAAACAGGTGATAAATCTGTTTTGGCTCAAACTCAAACACACCACTCTTACGAGGGCCGTACTGTAATTCAGGAAACGACTTTCGAAAAATATAAGAAAGACGCTAAATCGGGCAACCGCAGCTTACACGAACACAAAACTTATACCCTTTGGGATGAGTACGAGCGCCCTCAGTACAACTGGGTAATGGCTATCGATTTAAATGCCTGTACCGGTTGCGGTGCATGCGTGGTAGCTTGTAGTGCCGAGAATAATGTGCCCGTAGTTGGTAAAGACGAAGTTCGTCGTCGCCGCGAAATGCACTGGATACGTATTGATCGTTACTACAGCTTTAACGAAGGTGGCGAAAAGGCGGTTACTAAAGAAAAAGAGATCAACGTATTACAGGCCAATAAAGATCAGATGGGCAATATGGATAATGTATCTGTAGTGTACCAACCGATGTTGTGCCAACATTGCGACCACGCGCCTTGCGAAACAGTTTGCCCGGTACTTGCTACCGTACACTCGAGCGAAGGTTTAAACCACATGGCTTATAACCGTTGCATTGGTACACGTTACTGTGCAAACAACTGCCCATATAAAGTGCGCCGCTTTAACTGGTTTAACTACTGGAACGATAGCCGTTTTGATAACTACCTTAACAACGAGCATACACAATTGGTATTAAACCCGGATGTTGTAACACGTTTCCGTGGGGTAATGGAAAAATGTTCGATGTGTATACAGCGTATACAAGCTGGCAAATTGAAAGCTAAAATTGAAAAACGCCCTGTAAAAGATGGCGACATCAAGGTAGCTTGCCAACAAACCTGCCCAACTAACGCGATAGTATTTGGTAATTTGAACGACGAAAACTCGGAAGTTGCCAAGGCATTGAAGAGCGAACGTACTTACTACGTGTTGGAAGAGCTTAACGTACAGCCAGGTATTGGTTACCAGGTTAAGGTGAGAAACACAAACGAACAAGAGGCTTAA
- a CDS encoding cytochrome c oxidase subunit II has protein sequence MAFKKIFNLKTLSSAFAGMLLLATSTVMAQDTTATNSAVADDAAKSAMWTSVGYYSLLLVLVCIIVGIIGKILRVYDLTLQIQGKKAVNWNNVMGALFVLFLAVGLYGAFWSFTVQGSMLLPEAASIHGVKTDNMFMVTFGITVIVFVITQILLFTFSFKYRNTGKRKAYFYPHNNTIEKIWTVIPAIVLTILVITGFFTWKEITNTTEEKGDINVDVTGHQFAWEIRYPGKDGKLGSKKYTLYSASNILGVDFKDKNSFDDLHADTLVLPVNRAVRINISAQDVIHSVYMPHFRVQLNAVPGLPTYFKFTPTITTSEMRSKVDNPKFEYLLYCNKICGGSHYNMQKVVRIVTDAEYNDWLSKQKPYLSDALKKELKLADNGQTKEAAQNRLALNN, from the coding sequence ATGGCATTCAAAAAAATATTTAATCTTAAAACTCTATCATCGGCGTTTGCTGGAATGTTGCTTTTGGCAACAAGTACAGTAATGGCGCAGGATACCACAGCAACCAATTCAGCGGTTGCGGACGATGCTGCAAAGAGCGCGATGTGGACAAGCGTTGGCTATTATTCCTTATTGCTTGTGCTGGTATGCATCATTGTTGGTATTATTGGTAAAATATTGCGCGTTTACGATTTAACCCTGCAAATACAAGGCAAAAAAGCGGTAAACTGGAACAATGTTATGGGTGCGTTATTCGTACTGTTTCTGGCGGTTGGTTTATACGGTGCATTTTGGTCGTTTACGGTACAAGGCAGTATGCTGTTACCCGAGGCCGCTTCAATACACGGCGTAAAAACCGACAATATGTTTATGGTTACCTTTGGTATAACAGTTATTGTATTTGTAATTACACAAATTTTACTGTTTACCTTCTCGTTTAAATACCGTAATACAGGCAAACGCAAGGCTTACTTTTACCCGCATAACAATACCATTGAGAAAATTTGGACTGTAATACCTGCTATTGTATTAACTATACTGGTAATTACCGGCTTTTTTACCTGGAAAGAAATTACCAATACAACCGAAGAGAAGGGTGACATTAATGTTGATGTTACCGGCCACCAGTTTGCATGGGAAATACGTTACCCTGGTAAAGATGGTAAGTTGGGTTCAAAAAAATACACCTTATACAGTGCCAGCAACATACTTGGTGTTGATTTTAAAGATAAAAACAGCTTTGACGACCTTCACGCCGATACGCTGGTTTTGCCTGTTAACAGAGCGGTGAGGATAAATATCTCGGCCCAGGATGTTATACACTCGGTTTATATGCCTCATTTCCGTGTACAGTTGAACGCTGTGCCGGGTTTACCTACTTACTTTAAATTTACACCAACTATTACTACCAGCGAAATGCGTAGCAAGGTTGATAACCCTAAATTTGAATATCTGCTATACTGTAATAAAATATGCGGTGGCAGTCACTATAACATGCAAAAAGTGGTACGTATTGTTACCGATGCAGAGTATAATGATTGGCTGTCAAAACAAAAGCCTTATCTAAGTGATGCATTGAAGAAGGAATTGAAATTGGCGGATAACGGCCAAACAAAAGAAGCGGCTCAAAACAGATTAGCATTAAATAATTAA
- a CDS encoding quinol:cytochrome C oxidoreductase: protein METHNNFDARFEFTGKAKTYSIIAIVIGVVCVIGGLLTQTERTFDNLLLMGYYFTCVCLAGLFFCAVQYVAQAGWSASLIRVPQAFAKVLPYAAALLILIIGCGLVFTHTVPNEEGTGTHVAPYLYKLWATAGVAVKGNPNYDVILAGKHSFLNIPFFLGRLVVFLGVYSIFGYLLVKYSTTEDELGGMSNYAKSFKMACIFLVILGFTSPIFAFDTIMSLEAHWFSTMFGWYNFAAMWVSGLALITLTLILLRQNGYFSWITENHLHSLGQLIFGFSIFWTYVWFAQFLLIYYANLPEEAVYFYRRWEPEFKPWFWLNIIINFASPVLLLMSRDAKRLTSRLKYVCIILLVGHWLDYFMMIMPGTVGPQSNWFTEIGWIEPGIAIGFVGLFVFSSLTALSSFKSLAPKNHPFLQESLHHHI from the coding sequence ATGGAAACTCATAATAATTTTGACGCAAGGTTCGAGTTTACGGGCAAAGCCAAAACCTACAGCATTATTGCTATTGTTATTGGCGTAGTTTGCGTAATAGGCGGATTGTTAACTCAAACAGAACGTACCTTTGATAACCTGTTGCTAATGGGTTACTACTTTACCTGCGTTTGTTTAGCCGGTTTATTTTTCTGTGCTGTACAATATGTGGCGCAGGCGGGCTGGTCGGCATCTTTAATACGCGTACCGCAGGCTTTTGCCAAAGTATTGCCATACGCTGCAGCACTTTTAATACTGATAATTGGTTGCGGTTTAGTGTTTACCCACACTGTGCCAAACGAAGAAGGTACGGGTACACACGTTGCTCCATATTTATATAAACTGTGGGCAACTGCAGGGGTTGCTGTTAAGGGTAACCCTAACTATGATGTTATATTGGCAGGTAAACATTCTTTTTTAAACATACCTTTCTTTTTAGGTCGTTTGGTTGTGTTTTTAGGTGTTTACAGCATATTTGGCTATTTGTTGGTTAAATATTCTACTACCGAAGACGAATTAGGCGGCATGAGCAATTATGCAAAAAGCTTTAAAATGGCTTGTATATTTTTGGTTATCCTTGGTTTTACCAGCCCCATATTTGCTTTTGATACCATCATGTCGTTAGAAGCACATTGGTTTTCTACCATGTTTGGTTGGTATAATTTTGCTGCTATGTGGGTTAGCGGTTTGGCGCTAATTACATTAACACTAATTTTGTTACGCCAAAACGGATACTTTAGCTGGATAACCGAAAACCACCTACATAGCTTGGGCCAGTTAATATTTGGTTTCTCTATCTTCTGGACATACGTTTGGTTTGCACAGTTCCTTTTAATATACTACGCCAACTTACCCGAAGAAGCTGTTTATTTTTACAGAAGGTGGGAGCCTGAGTTTAAACCCTGGTTTTGGTTAAACATTATTATTAATTTTGCATCGCCGGTATTGTTGTTAATGTCGCGAGATGCTAAACGCTTAACATCACGTTTAAAATACGTTTGTATCATTTTACTTGTGGGCCATTGGCTTGATTATTTTATGATGATTATGCCAGGTACAGTTGGTCCGCAGTCTAACTGGTTTACCGAGATAGGATGGATTGAGCCTGGTATTGCTATTGGTTTTGTTGGTTTATTTGTTTTTAGCTCATTAACAGCGTTAAGCAGCTTTAAATCACTGGCACCTAAAAACCACCCGTTTTTACAGGAAAGCTTACATCATCACATTTAA
- a CDS encoding DUF3341 domain-containing protein: MSSTKFILGLFEDPDEMLDGIHKLQQNSIPIYDVYSPMPIHGIEAKLGIKDSRLGYAAFIFGCTGGTVAFSMLYYMLVLDWPHNIGGKPNFAIPDFVPITFEWTVLFTAFGMVLTFFYATHLFPGRAPRVMDLRATDDRFVIAIDARGNIPHADITNILKEAGAVEVKHNDRKYVSYE; this comes from the coding sequence ATGAGTAGTACAAAATTTATATTAGGCTTATTTGAGGATCCGGATGAAATGCTGGACGGAATCCATAAGTTGCAACAAAATAGCATTCCTATTTATGATGTATATAGCCCAATGCCGATCCATGGTATTGAAGCCAAATTAGGCATAAAGGATTCGCGTTTAGGTTACGCCGCATTTATATTCGGTTGTACCGGTGGTACGGTAGCATTCAGCATGCTTTATTATATGCTGGTTTTAGATTGGCCGCATAACATTGGGGGTAAGCCAAACTTTGCTATACCCGATTTTGTGCCTATTACGTTTGAGTGGACTGTGTTGTTTACCGCCTTTGGTATGGTGTTAACGTTTTTTTACGCCACGCACCTTTTTCCGGGCCGCGCGCCAAGGGTGATGGATTTAAGAGCAACCGACGACAGGTTTGTTATTGCCATTGATGCCAGAGGCAATATACCTCACGCAGATATTACGAATATATTAAAAGAAGCTGGTGCTGTAGAAGTTAAGCATAACGACAGAAAATATGTTAGCTATGAATAA